A segment of the Helicobacter sp. 'house sparrow 1' genome:
GTTTAGTTCAGGCAATTAACTCTGTGACTTCTGATACAGGAGTTGAAGCTTATACTGATGCAAATGGTCGTCTTAATTTAAGAAGCCTTGATGGTAGAGGTATTATTATCAAAGCTGATGGTCAGCAAAAAGCAGAAAAACAAGGTGATCAACAAAATGAAGAAGGCCAAGGTCAAGAGAACAAAACTGCATTGGCAGTTGTAACAGTAAATGGTGGTCAAGACATTACTACAGGCAATGGTTCTGTAAATTTTGGTAGATTATCACTTAGTAGATTAGATGCAAGAGATATAGTGGTAGTTTCTGCTTCTGATTCTACAACTGGAGATTATTCTGCTATTGGTTTTGGTGCTGGCAAGGTTGCTACAGCAACTGTAAATTTAAGAGATGTTATGGGTGGTTTTGATGCTTCTGTAAAATCTGCTTCTGGTGCGAACTATAATGCTGTAGTTGCCAGTGGTAATACAAGTCTTGGCGCTGGTGTAACAACTCTTAGAGGAGCGATGATTGTTATGGATATTGCTGAGTCTGCTCAAAAGATGCTTGATAAGATTCGTGCTGACTTAGGTTCTGTGCAAAATCAAATGACAAGCACAGTAAATAATATCACTGTAACACAAGTGAATGTAAAAGCTGCTGAAAGTGGAATTCGAGATGTTGATTTTGCTTCTGAATCTGCTGAGTTTAATAAGTATAGTATTCTTGCACAATCTGGAAGCTATGCAATGAGTCAAGCAAATGCAATTCAACAAAATATTCTTAGACTTTTAAGCTAGTATTTTTCCCCCTTTTTGGGGGAAGTTTTGGTTTTTTATGAAAATATCTAATAGTTATGAGCTTTTTTTAAAACTTCAAGAAAAAGAACTTCTTAAGAATTCACCCTTATATTGGTGGCCTAATTTTCATAGTTTTGAGGTAGTGGTAGGCGCTATACTTACACAAAACACTAAGTGGGAAAATGTGGCTAAGTCGTTGAAAAATTTAAAAGATAATTTAATACTATCAAAGGATAATAATCAAAGTTTGCATAATTTTGCACAAAGCAATCAAGAAATGATTGCATCTTGTATTGCCTCAAGTGGTTTTTATAGGCAAAAATCAATCCGATTAATTTTGTTGGCACAAAATATTTTGCGAGATTTTGGAGACTTTGATATTTTTGTAAGGGAGGTTTCAAGAGAATGGTTACTTGGGCAAAAGGGAATAGGTTTTGAGAGTGCAGATAGTATTTTAAACTATGCGTGTAATAGGGATATTATGGTAGTTGATAAATATACTCACAGACTTGTTGCAAGCTTAGGATTTGAGTTTGAAGATTATGAGAGTTTAAGAGAATGGTGTGAGGATGGTATTAGAAGCAACTTTGATCAATGGGTCCATAAATATAAAAGCTTGAGTTTAATCTTTTCAAGATTTCATGGGAAAATTGTAGAATTTAGCAAGAGAAAAATGCAATTATAGATAGAATGAGTTTAGATAAATTTAAAATTAAGTAGGATTGATGCTGGAATATGGGGTTGCCCTAACAGGTGGAATTGCTAGTGGTAAGAGTTGTGTTGTGGATATTTTGAGAGAAAAGGGGTTTGTTGTAATTGATGCAGATGAGATTGCACATCAAGCTTTTGATATTAAAAAAGAGAGCTTAAGAGAGGCTTTTAATCTAAAAGATATACAAGAGGTCAATAGAAGAAAAATAGGAGAAATTGTTTTTGCAGATAGTAAAAAAAGAAAAATTTTAGAATCTATTTTGCACCCTATTATTAAAGAAATGATACTTCTTCAATCTTATCAACTAGAGCAAGAAAAAAAGATTTATTTTTTGGATATACCTTTATTTTTTGAAGTGGGTGGTAAAAAAACCTATGAGGTTTGGTTTGTGGCTTTGGTTTTTTGTGAGAGAGAGGTTCAGTTACAGCGCTTATGTAAAAGAAATGCCTTTAGTAAAGAAGAGGCAATACAAAGAATCCAAGCGCAAATACCATTGAATGAGAAAATTCCTTTAAGTGATTATGTGATTGATAATTCTAAGGGCTTGAAGGAACTAGAAGAAAATGTAGATATTTTTTTAAAATATTTAAGTAAAAAGCATCGTTTGCTTTAAATTAAAGCTCATTCTATGATAGAAGAAATATTGACTATAATGCAAACTTATTTGAAAGAGATTTATTTAAATTTCTCTCTAAAGGTCTTAAGAAACTTAAAGAGTTTTGGAAAATAAAAACAGAGTTTGGCTTTGAGATTTGCATAAGGAAGAAGTTCTTTAAGTTCTTCTCTTGTTTTATATTGGCACATTAGTGAAGCAGTGATTGCTGGCGATGCATTATATTTTAAACATCTCTTGATTAGATGTGTAAAACTTTCATTTGGATATAAAAGTAGGAGATTTTTTAGATATAAAGTGTTGTGAAAGAAGCTCCTTGCAATTAGCTTGATATTATGATGATGAAAGGTTGAGGCATGGGATATGGAGCCATATCTAACACGATAATAGTAGCTTGGAGAGGTGACACAAGAAATTGTTTGTGCTTTTAAAAAGCATTCAAATCCAAATTCTAGGTCTTCTATGATAATAGATTCTGGGAAGCGAATTTCTTTAAGTAAGTTTGTTTTAATTAATCCACCGGTTACAAAGGTAAAGCAATGCCTTTTAACTAAAGAGAGATATCTTTTTGATGATATTAAATTATGGTCCTTAATAATGGAGTTGTGTTTTCCAATTTGTATTAATTTTCCTTGCTCATCTATCAAGGAAAAAATACCCAAAGTAATATCAGCCTCTGTTTTCAATGCTTGACCTACAAGCTGTTTGATTGAATCTTTTGAGGCTAATGCATCATCATTATCAATAAAAATAATAAAATCACTTTGGAGGTTAAGTCTATGATTTTGATGGATTTTTTTAATATATGGATGTGCCTCATCTCCTATTGTACCATTTCTCTTTAGAGCAAAGTCTAAACCACAGTTTCTTGCAATGCTTACACCATAATTTTGATTTAATTCAATTAAGATAATATTTGAATGGGAGAGATAATTTTTTGCAATCTGTAAAGAACCATCTGTGCTTCCATCATCTACTAAAATTATCTCAAAATTAGGATAGGTTTGGGAGACACAACTATCAAGGCAGAATTTAAAGTATTTTTTTGCATTATAAATAGGGACAATGCAAGATACTAAAGGGTTGTTTTGCATCTTTATTCCTTGATACTTGAGAGATTTAAGTTTTTTTGAGGATTGATTCTAGCGTATTATCTTTTTATATTTAGTTCTAAGTATTAAAATTCTATAATTCTAAAATTTTTTTACCAACTCTTAAGGATTAGAAAATGATTACTCTTAAAGAAGCATTACAGCTACCACAAGAAGAACTTAAAGATATTAAAGAAGATATCAAAAAAAAGGTAAAGGAAAGTGAAATCAATGCCTATGTTGGTAGCATTAAGAGCTCTCTTGATGGGGGGGTTCCAATACTTATAAAAGATAATATTAATGTAAAAGACTGGGAAATTACTTGCGCAAGCAATATATTAAAGGGCTATGTTGCTCCTTATAATGCAAGTGTAATTGAAAAGTTACATCAAAATAATTTATGTGCTTTTGGTCGTTCTAATATGGATGAATTTGCCATGGGAAGTACAACAGAATCTAGTGCTTATGGAATTACCAAAAATCCCCGTGATTTATCAAGAGTTCCAGGAGGTAGTTCTGGTGGGAGTGCTGCTGCTGTTGCAGGGGGATTGGCAATTGCATCATTGGGAAGTGATACAGGAGGATCTATTAGGCAGCCTGCTGCATATTGTGGTTGTGTGGGATTAAAGCCTACATATGGAAGTGTTAGTCGTTATGGACTTGTAGCATATAGCTCAAGCTTAGATCAAATTGGACCTATCACTCAAAATGTTCAAGATTGTGCCATCTTGTTTGATATTATCAAAGGAGCAGACCATCGAGATTCTACAGTCTCCCAAAGAGAACAAAAAGCAACTTTTGAAAATCTTAATCCTAAAAGAAAAATGAGAATAGCTATCTTGAAAGATATGGTAGAAAATGCAAGTGATGAGATTAAGAAAAATTACTATGAGAGTATAAAAATACTAGATTCTATGGGACATAGTATTGTTGAAAAAAGCATGCTTGATATGAGTTTTCATATCGCAACTTATTATATTATTTGCACTGCAGAGGCAAGTTCCAATCTAGCAAGATTTGATGGTGTAAGATACGGAAATAGGGCACAAGGGGTTCAAAATTTAAAAGATTTATATATCCAAAGTCGCACGCAAGGTTTTGGGGATGAGGTAAGATTAAGGATTTTACTTGGCAGTTTTGTGCTTAGTAGCGGTTATTATGATGCTTATTATCTAAAAGCTCAAAAAGTTAGACAGCTAATTAGAAATCAATATAATGAAATATTAAATGATTGTGATGTAATTTTTTCTCCAGTAACTCCAAGTGTTGCTCCAAAATTTGGTAGTACTAATAGTTCTCTTGAGATGTATTTGAGTGATATTTATACTATAGGCGTTAATCTTGCAGGGTTGCCAGCTTTATCTTTACCTACAGGAAAGAGTAGTGAAAATATGCCAATTGGAATGCAATTTATTGCAAAAGCCTTTGATGAACAAAGTCTTTTAGATATAAGCTTTGCGTTGGAGCAAGAATTAAAAATACAATTTTAGGAGATAAGAATGAGATTGATACAAAAAGCTTTGACTTTTGAAGATATATTATTAGTGCCTGCTTATTCGGAGATTTTGCCAAAGGAAGTGGATTTAGGTTCAAAACTTACAAAAAATATTGGGTTAAACATTCCTTTTGCTTCAGCAGCTATGGATACAGTTACAGAATATAAGACTGCAATAGCTATGGCAAGACTTGGTGGTATTGGAATCATTCATAAGAATATGGATATTTCTTCCCAAGTAAATGAAATCAAGAGGGTTAAAAAATCAGAAAATGGTGTGATTGTAGATCCTATTTCTATTTATGCAGATAAAACTCTAGCACAGGCTAAGGCAATTACAGATAATTATAAAATATCTGGAGTTCCTGTGGTGGATGACAAGGGTATCTTGATTGGAATCTTAACAAATCGCGATATGCGTTTTGAGACAGATTTAACCAAGAAAGTAGGGGATGTAATGACAAAGGCACCCTTAATTACTGTTTCTGTCGGTACTGATTTACAGACTGCTCGTCAAATAATGCATCAGCATAGAATTGAAAAATTACCTATAGTTGATGAGAATCAAGTTTTAAAGGGACTGATTACCATTAAGGATATACAAAAAAGAATTGCTTATCCTAATGCCAATAAGGATGATTTTGGAAGATTAAGAGTTGGTGGAGCAATTGGGGTTGGACAATTTGATAGGGCAAAAGCATTATGTGAAGCTGGTGTTGATGTTTTAGTCTTAGATAGCGCACATGGTCATTCTATTAATGTAATCCGAACACTTGAAACAATAAAAAAAGAATTAGATATAGATGTTATTGTTGGGAATGTTGTAACCCCGCAGGCTACACAAGATTTGATTAGTGCGGGTGCTGATGCGGTAAAAGTAGGAATTGGTCCTGGAAGTATCTGTACTACAAGGATTGTTGCAGGTGTTGGAATGCCTCAAATATCTGCAATTGATGGATGCGTAAATGTTGCATCTAAATATAATGTTCCCATTATTGCAGATGGGGGGATTAAATATTCAGGTGATGTAGCAAAAGCATTGGCAGTAGGTGCCTCAAGTGTTATGATAGGAAGTCTTTTAGCAGGAACAGAGGAATCTCCAGGAGATTTGGTTCTTTTCCAAGGAAGACAATATAAAAGTTATCGTGGAATGGGTAGTATAGGGGCTATGACTCGAGGTAGTTCAGATAGATATTTCCAAGAGGGAACTGCTCAAGATAAGCTTGTACCAGAGGGAATTGAGGGAAGGGTTCCTTATCGTGGGAAAATCGCGGATGTAATCCATCAATTGGTAGGAGGACTAAGATCCTCAATGGGTTATTTAGGAAGTAAGAATATACCTACATTATGGGAGAGGGCAGAATTTGTTGAGATTACTGCAGCAGGTTTGAGAGAATCCCATGTTCATGATGTGGATATTACTAAAGAAGCACCAAATTATCACGGATAATTGAATATTGAGTGATAAGAAGATACAAAGTGCTGATGGAAGTCAGACATACTACAGCCATCTTTTTAGAGAATGCTATCATAGCCTAAAAGATGGTGCTCTCACAGAAACCTTACATAAGCATATTTTTCCTCCAATTTTGTTTGGAGATTTTTTAAGAAGAAAAAAGATTAAAATATTAGATCTTTGTTTTGGGCTAGGCTATAACTCTTTTGCAACTTTTTGGGTTTATAGGAAGAAGTATTGCTATGGGGGTGAAATTACCATATTATCTCCAGAAATAGATGTGAGTGTCTTTGATAAAATCTTAGATATTGAATATCCAAATGAATGGGGTATAAAGAGGGATATTATATTAAGTCTAGAAAAAGAGAAAAAAGTAAGCTTAGATTCAAAATTTACTCTTGAAGTAAAAATCATAGATGCAAGAAAGTTATTGCAGGAAATCAAAGATTTAGAAATAGACATTGTTTATTATGATGTTTTTTCTCCCAAATCTACTCCAGAGTTATGGGATAGGGATTTTTTTTCAGCCTTGCATAGAATTTTAGATTCTAATGGTATGATTACCACCTACACAACCCATCAAAGTATTTATGAAATTGCCAGAAAAACAGGGTTTAGGGTCTATAAATATAAGAATGGGTATTGCAGAAAGAGTACAATTTTTACAAAAAATCTTTTGTTGCATCACCCTTCTTTAGATTTGAAAGCCTAAATTCTTATCTTCCCCAAACATACCCTTAAGTTCTTTTTGTATATTTTCAATAAAATCACTCTCCTCAAAGACAGGATTCTTTTTTACAGCAACTTGATAGGCAGTATTTTTCACAATGAGGGCAATTTGTCCCCCACTAAGATTATAGGTGCAAAGTTTTTCTGCAAGAGTTTGAATGCTATGAGATTTAAACTTCGCATTTTTTGGTAGATGTTGGGTCCAAAGAAGTTTTCTTTGTTCCTGTGTAGGTTTTTTGAATTCTATTTTGTAATTAAAGCGTCGTGAAAAAGCACTATCAATTGTGTCAAGTAAATTTGTAGTAGCAATCAAAATTCCATCAAATTTTTCAATTTGTTCTAAAAAGATATTTTGCATTTGATTATGCATTTTTTCTGCACCACTGCCACTATTGGCCCTTAGACTTAGGAATTGATCTGCCTCATCTAGAAGTAAGATAGGGGGATTTTTTATTTTTTTTACAATATCTTTGTAATTATCAAATATTTTTCTTACATTTTTTTCAGATTCTCCAATATACATTGACAAAATTTTTGAACAATCAAGACTTAAAACTTGTTTTTTTAAACTTTTTGCAATACCTAGTGCAGTGAGTGTTTTTCCAGTCCCAGAAGGACCATAAAGAATAATTCTTGCATCAATATTTTTTTTATTCTTAATTCCCCATTGTCTTAATAAATCAGTTACTTTTGGATCAATTTGTTTCAACAAAGTTTGTAGTGTGTTTTGTGTTAATGGAGTTAATACAATATTATCTAAGGGGATTTTTGGCTCTAATATTTCAAAGAAATCCTGCTCTTGTATAATAGTTTGTAGTGAAATTTTTTGTTTTTGTTTTGTGATTTTTGGATAAAGAATCTTTTGCAAAATATCCTCGTGGATATAAAAAGTTCTAGAAATACCCCCAAAAGGATTGATGATCTCATCATAATCAAGGATTTTCTTTTCAATAAGTGTGCTCTTTTCATCAAACAAAGAGCGGTTTTTAATCCTATCATATTCATCAATACTGATTAATTCTATTAAGATATTCATATCTCTAAAATTCTCATTACCCCCAGAATATTCTTCCTTAAGCAGAGTAAAAAATATGATCTCTTCTTGTGGGCTAAGATGATTTTCTTGGATAATTTTATAAGCAGGTATATTGATTTTTGTAATTTTTAATCTAGCAAGGATTTTTTCTTCAACGCTCTTGAGATTATACTTTGTCTTTGAAGAAAAAAAAGTATTATTCTTTTCATAAATTAATTTTTGAAGCAAAGATATTCTTAAAAACTGATCTTTTAAATACTCAAAGTGATCTTGATAAGGAGTGATCTCTGGAATCTCAATTTCTAAACTACCTTCCTCAAGCAACTTGAAAAACATTGGAGTAAGGGACACTTCAAAGTAGAGTATCTCAAGAAGACTCATCTGTTTTATGGGTTGAAAACTATCTTCCATAATCCACCCTAGCTCAAGAAGATGTTTTATTTTTTGCAAAAATTTTAAAATATCTTGATTATTTTTAATTTTAAATAAATGTTTTAGTAGAGTTGAGACAGTAAAATCTTTTGTATTTTCCAGATAATTTTCTAGCATAAAATGTAAAATTTTAGCTTCATCTAAATCGCATTTAAGATGGGGAAAAATTTTTGTCATCTGTAAGTTTTTGTTTTTTAAAAAATCATTTAAGAAGTGCATTTTCCTACTCTATTATCTAAAATAATAAAAATATTGCTAGAAGTATCATAACTTCTTTTTATGTATTTTCAAGCAAACTATTTATCTTAATTTTTTGCTTATGTTCTCTTAAATAAAAACTCACGAGCTTTTATTTATAAACGCTCATTTTTATAGGGAATATGAAGAATTTTACCCTATAAAAACCACATCTTTTTAAAGATATTGTTTTTTTTGCTGATAATTCTTAATTGTTTTCTTTTGCATGTTTTTTATCTTTTGGTGTAAGGATAATAGGTGTTCCCTCAAAGTTAAATTTTTCTCTTAAATAATTAATCAGATATCTCTTATAGCTAAAATGCAAAGCTTTAGGACGATTCATAATAAGGGCAATTTGTGGAGGATTTGTTTCATATTGGGTTGCATAGTAAATGCGAACAATCTTTCCATGATCACTTGGCAAAGGATGCCTTTTTGTTGCCTCTAAGATTGTTTCATTTAAAATACTTGTTGGAATCCTATAGGTAAGATTCTCATAAACTTCTAGTATTTTTTGTTTAATCTCTGTGATGTGTCTTTTATTTAAGGCACTTACAGTGATAATTGGAGCATACTCTAAGAATCTAAATCGATACTTTAATTCAGCAATAATTTCTTTGTATTCAGATTTTCTAATATCCCATTTATTTAAAATGATAATAACACCCAAGGTATGTTTATCAACAAGAGAACTGATTTTTTCATCAAGTTCCACAAAATCCGTACTTACATCTAAAACCAGTAATGCAATATCACTCTTTTCTAAAACTTTATTGGTACGATCTAATGCAAACTTTTCAATTCCTTTTATTTTGCTTCTTCTGCGCAATCCAGCAGTATCTACAAAACATATGGTTTTTTCTTTAAAAACAATACTTTCATCAACAGGATCAATAGTAGTTCCTTCAATAGGACTTACCATACTTCTATCAGAATTGGTTAAGGCATTAAGTAGGGAGCTTTTTCCAACATTTACTCTTCCAATAATCCCGACATTAATAATAGAATCCATCTTATCTTGTAGGGGGTCTTGTGAGTAATTTTGAGGCATATTTTCAATAAACTCTTCCAAACTCTCCTCAGCATCTTTAGAAATATCATTTGGGTTTTGTAAATTGAGATGATAAAGAATAGATTGAATCAAAAACCTTATCCCTCTATTGTGGCTTACAGAAATAAAAAAAGTATTTTGAACCCCAAAGTTATCAAATTCATAGGCTAGTTGTTTATCTTTATCATTGTCAATTTTATTGATTACTAGGAAGCACTTTTTTTGTATTTTTTGCAAAGCATAAAATAGTTTTCTATCTTCATCATCTGGAATATTTTTTCCATCAACAAGATATAAAATTAAATCAGCCTCTTTTGCTACTTTGAAAGTTTTTTCCTTGATTTGACTAAAGAAATCTGTGCTATCATCAATCCCTCCTGTATCTAAAACCAAGATCTCATTCCCTTCAAGATCAATCATTTTTCTATTAACATCACGGGTGGTTCCAGATATATCAGAAGTAATGGCAATCTTTTGTTTTGCAAGGCGGTTAAAAAGGGAGCTTTTCCCAACATTGGGTTTTCCTAAAATTGCGATCTTTTTCATCATGGTTAATTTTATTTTTCCTAATTTTATTTTTCTTAAATTGCAGAAACATTTTTGAAATAATACTACAAAAGACAAGAGTTTGTAATCCATAGCATCCAGTCTTTTTTTCAAAGCCTAAAGAGAATTGGGGTATCAAGATTAATGGATAAAATTTTATTGTAATTTTATCTTTCAGGCTTGTTTTTGGTTAATACATTAGTTTATAATTAGGGATTAATTTTAATAAGTAAATAGCTAATAAGTTTAGGCATAATGAATAAAGATTTAGGAAGAGTGAGCTATGTTTAGGATTTTTGTAAGTCTTGTTTTGTGTTTTGTTTGGATCAGGGCTTTAGATGAATTAAATATTGAGGGATTAAACTTACCTCAAGAACAAGATGGTGCAGTAGAAATCCCTTCTACGCAGGAACAAAATGTAGAAAATATTATAGATCCAATCATTAGCATTAAACCCGTTGAAGAAGAAAATCAAGAGCAGGATAAAAAAGAGCCCAAAGAAGATATAAAAAAACAGGAACAAGAAGCAAAAGAAGAACAAATAAATACAACAGAAATAAATCAAGAGAATGAAAAAATTGATATACCACTTTTACCTCAAAACTTTGATGGGAAAGAGGAAATTATTGATACCACAAAGAATGAAGCTAAGCAAAGAGAAGAGCAAAGATTAAGGGATGAGCAGGCTAAGTTAGAAGAGCAAAAGAGGCTTGAGGAGGAGTTGATGCAGGAGGATCAAGAATTTGAAGGTAGTTTTACTCAAGGTGATTCTCAAGAGGCGCAAGGTGGTTTAAAATCCCAAGATAATAAGCAAGAAGCTATAGTGAATGAGAAAGAAAAAATGGATAAACCACGGGTGCAATTAGAAGAGACAACAAGTAAAAAGGAAACAAAACAAGAAAGCAAAAAGGTTAGTTTCACTCAAGAAGATTTTTTTGAGTTAGATGAGGATGATTTTGCATTAGAGAGACAGGGAAAAGATTATATGATTAAGGTCTTATCTCTTGACTTAGAGGCTTTTGTAAATGGAAAGACTTATAACGAAAAAAATCAGGTGCAAACTTTTGGTGTAAATGATAATTTTACGCAAATTGTTAGTCAAGATGGAAAGATACAAGAATATAAGTTTTTTCAAAAATCAAGCAAGAAAAATACTATTTTAAATAATGTGAAATTTCCTCTGGAAAAAATTGATTTTGATACATATAAAATAGTGATGGAGGATACTCCAAGTTCTTTTGATATATCAAATTGTAAGATTACGATAAAAAAAGAGTTAAATGCTAAGTTGAATCAAAACAAGGAAGTGATTATTGATCTTGATGTTAGGAGAGAGTTAAGAAACACAACAAACTTTAAATTGTTTCTAAACTGTCCTAGATAATTTAACCTTTAAAATTTTTGGTTTTAATATCTCTATCTTATAAATAGAGATGAGTTTTATTTATAAGCAATAATTTTTAAGGAGCTAACGATGAATTATGCTGAGTTTATTATAGAGAAAGTAAAAAGAGAAAATCCTAATCAATGTGAGTTTCATCAGGCGGTTCAAGAGGTTATTGGGACATTAAGGCCTTTGTTAGATCAGGAAAAAAAATATCAAGATTATGCAATTTTAGAACGACTGGTTGTTCCTGATAGAGAGATACATTTTCGTGTGACTTGGGTAGATGATAATCATAAGGTTCAGGTAAATAGGGGTTATAGGATTGAGTTTAATGGGGCAATAGGACCATATAAAGGTGGTTTGCGTTTTCATCCAAGTGTAAATCAAGGCATTATTAAGTTTTTGGGCTTTGAGCAAGTTTTAAAAAATTCTCTTACTACTTTAGCAATGGGAGGAGGAAAAGGAGGAAGTGATTTTGATCCAAAGGGTAGGAGTGATGGAGAGATTATGCGTTTTTGCCAAGCATTTATGAATGAACTTTTTAGGCATATTGGGGATCATACAGATGTTCCTGCTGGAGATATTGGAGTGGGTGGAAGAGAGATTGGTTATTTGTTTGGGCAATATAAGAAACTAACCAATCGATTTGATGGTGTTTTGACAGGAAAAGGTTTAAATTGGGGTGGAAGCCTTGCTAGAACGGAAGCAACAGGATATGGATCTGTTTATTTTGCTCAAGAAATGCTAAAAGCAAGAGGGGAGAGTTTAGAAGGTAAAATTTGCACAGTTTCTGGAAGTGGAAATGTAGCAATTTATACAGTTGAAAAGCTTTATCACTTAGGAGCAAAACCTGTTACAGTAAGTGATTCTAGAGGAATGATTTATGATGAAGAGGGGATTGATTTAGCCTTATTAAAAGAGATTAAAGAGGTAAGAAGAGAGAGTTTAAGTGTATATGCAAAAGAAAAAAGTAGCGCAAGATATACAAGTATAGAAGAATATCCAAGTGATTCTAATCCTGTGTGGAGCATTCCTTGTTTTGCTGCTTTTCCAAGTGCAACACAAAATGAGCTAAATTTGAAAGATGCAAAACTACTTTTAGCAAATGGCTGTAAATGTGTAAGTGAAGGGGCTAATATGCCATCAACTTTAGAAGCTACGGAATTGTTTTTACAATCTAAAATTTGCTATGGTCCAGCAAAAGCTGCAAATGCTGGGGGTGTTGCTGTAAGTGGCTTAGAAATGTCTCAAAATGCTAGTATGACAAAGTGGAGCTTTGAGATGGTTGATAAAAAGTTGCAACATATTATGGAAGATATCTTTATTAATGTTTCTCAGACAGCTCAAGAGTTTAAGGATCCTACAAATTTGGTGATGGGAGCAAATATAGCTGGTTTTAGAAAGGTTGCAAATTCTATGATAGACCAAGGAATAGTATAGATTTATGGATTGGAGTTTTATTTTTGCAAATACTGGGTTATTTGCAAAAGCCCTACTTTTGACTCTTAAAATTTCCTTTTTTGGAATTTTGGGAGCTATTTTATTAGGTTTTTTTACAAGTATTGTGCTTTATTATAGGATTATTTTTTTGTCTCCTATTGCTAAGATGTATGTTGAATTTTTTAGAAATACTCCTTTGCTCATTCACTTATTCTTTTTATATTATGGATTGGGGCAGATTGGGATTTATATCCAAGCTTATTATTGCGCGATTATTGGAGTTGTTTTTCTTGGTGGTGCTTATATGACAGAGAGTTTTCGCTTAGGATTAGATTCTATTTCAAAAATACAACAAGAAAGTGCGATGAGCTTAGGACTTAATAGATCCCAAGTTATGTTTTATGTATTACTTCCACAATCTCTGCGTATTGCTATGCCATCTATAGGTGCAAATGTTATTTTTTTGCTAAAAGAAACATCTGTAGTGAGTGCGATTGCACTTGCTGATATCGTATTTGTCGCAAAAGATTTAATTGGAACTTATTATAAAACCACAG
Coding sequences within it:
- a CDS encoding AAA family ATPase; this translates as MHFLNDFLKNKNLQMTKIFPHLKCDLDEAKILHFMLENYLENTKDFTVSTLLKHLFKIKNNQDILKFLQKIKHLLELGWIMEDSFQPIKQMSLLEILYFEVSLTPMFFKLLEEGSLEIEIPEITPYQDHFEYLKDQFLRISLLQKLIYEKNNTFFSSKTKYNLKSVEEKILARLKITKINIPAYKIIQENHLSPQEEIIFFTLLKEEYSGGNENFRDMNILIELISIDEYDRIKNRSLFDEKSTLIEKKILDYDEIINPFGGISRTFYIHEDILQKILYPKITKQKQKISLQTIIQEQDFFEILEPKIPLDNIVLTPLTQNTLQTLLKQIDPKVTDLLRQWGIKNKKNIDARIILYGPSGTGKTLTALGIAKSLKKQVLSLDCSKILSMYIGESEKNVRKIFDNYKDIVKKIKNPPILLLDEADQFLSLRANSGSGAEKMHNQMQNIFLEQIEKFDGILIATTNLLDTIDSAFSRRFNYKIEFKKPTQEQRKLLWTQHLPKNAKFKSHSIQTLAEKLCTYNLSGGQIALIVKNTAYQVAVKKNPVFEESDFIENIQKELKGMFGEDKNLGFQI
- the der gene encoding ribosome biogenesis GTPase Der: MKKIAILGKPNVGKSSLFNRLAKQKIAITSDISGTTRDVNRKMIDLEGNEILVLDTGGIDDSTDFFSQIKEKTFKVAKEADLILYLVDGKNIPDDEDRKLFYALQKIQKKCFLVINKIDNDKDKQLAYEFDNFGVQNTFFISVSHNRGIRFLIQSILYHLNLQNPNDISKDAEESLEEFIENMPQNYSQDPLQDKMDSIINVGIIGRVNVGKSSLLNALTNSDRSMVSPIEGTTIDPVDESIVFKEKTICFVDTAGLRRRSKIKGIEKFALDRTNKVLEKSDIALLVLDVSTDFVELDEKISSLVDKHTLGVIIILNKWDIRKSEYKEIIAELKYRFRFLEYAPIITVSALNKRHITEIKQKILEVYENLTYRIPTSILNETILEATKRHPLPSDHGKIVRIYYATQYETNPPQIALIMNRPKALHFSYKRYLINYLREKFNFEGTPIILTPKDKKHAKENN
- the gdhA gene encoding NADP-specific glutamate dehydrogenase; protein product: MNYAEFIIEKVKRENPNQCEFHQAVQEVIGTLRPLLDQEKKYQDYAILERLVVPDREIHFRVTWVDDNHKVQVNRGYRIEFNGAIGPYKGGLRFHPSVNQGIIKFLGFEQVLKNSLTTLAMGGGKGGSDFDPKGRSDGEIMRFCQAFMNELFRHIGDHTDVPAGDIGVGGREIGYLFGQYKKLTNRFDGVLTGKGLNWGGSLARTEATGYGSVYFAQEMLKARGESLEGKICTVSGSGNVAIYTVEKLYHLGAKPVTVSDSRGMIYDEEGIDLALLKEIKEVRRESLSVYAKEKSSARYTSIEEYPSDSNPVWSIPCFAAFPSATQNELNLKDAKLLLANGCKCVSEGANMPSTLEATELFLQSKICYGPAKAANAGGVAVSGLEMSQNASMTKWSFEMVDKKLQHIMEDIFINVSQTAQEFKDPTNLVMGANIAGFRKVANSMIDQGIV
- a CDS encoding amino acid ABC transporter permease yields the protein MDWSFIFANTGLFAKALLLTLKISFFGILGAILLGFFTSIVLYYRIIFLSPIAKMYVEFFRNTPLLIHLFFLYYGLGQIGIYIQAYYCAIIGVVFLGGAYMTESFRLGLDSISKIQQESAMSLGLNRSQVMFYVLLPQSLRIAMPSIGANVIFLLKETSVVSAIALADIVFVAKDLIGTYYKTTETLFMLVMAYLVVLLPLSLLFTWLETRYKRKF